The Alteromonas mediterranea DE genome contains the following window.
GAGTTAAGCGGCGAAGATATACAATTCAAAATTTTACAACCCCCAAAATTACCTACTAAACCTGCTGGACCCAAACGAATTATTCAATATGTAATGGTCTTGTTTTTGGGATTTGCTTCTGGCTTGGGCGTAGCGTTTTTAATTAGTCAATTATCTCCAGTTCTGTTTCGAGCTTCGCAACTCAAATCGGTTACCGATTGCCCTGTGTTAGGTGTGGTAGGCCACTTGGAAATAGACAAAGTAAAAGGACGCAACCGTATAAAAGTACTTGTTTTTTCTGTGTCAACGGGCCTTATACTTTTGATGTTTGCTACGGTTGTTGCGATTGACATAACAAATAAGTCGTTCTTACAGGGGTTATTTTAGTGAAGAACACAATAGAAAAAGCGCTACAAAAGCAAGCCGCACAAAAACAAACGGACCCAAAAAATAATTCTCCAGAGCCTGAGGTGAATGAAGTACCTGAACTCAATCAAAAGGTAGATTTGGCAAAAAAGGAAGGTTCAGAGCCATCTGGTATCAAGCAAAAACACAAATTCAAGCTCAATTTTGAACAGCTTGAAGAAAGAGGCTTTGTATCAACGACAGGTCAACGAAAGCAAATTAATGAAGAGTATCGAGAGATAAAACGAAAGCTATTGGCAAACGCGTTCGGCCCAATCTCAAAGACGCTGAGTAATAGTAATGTCATTATGGTGACCAGCGGTCGCCCTTCGGAAGGCAAAACATTCACTGCAGCAAACCTGGCGTTGAGTATCGCATCTGAGCAGGACAAAACCGTACTTCTAGTGGACGCAGATGTGCTCAAGCCCAATGTGCTGCGAACTCTTGGCCTCGAGAGACGTAAAGGATTAATGGAGTATTTGATGGGCGAAGTCGAAGAAGTTTCAGATGTTCTTTACCCTACAAATATAGATACACTTAAAATTATACCTGCAGGTAAATACGATCATAGAACCACTGAACTATTAGCTAGCCAAAGGATGCACGATACGGTTGATGAATTTGCCAACCGTTATAAAGACCGCGTAGTGATTATTGATACGCCACCACTTATTGGCATCACCGAGTCGGCAGTGCTTGCTAATTTCGCTGGGCAAGCGGTGGTTGTTGTGGAGGAAGGCCGTTCGAAGTTAAATGATATAAAATTTTCAATTGAAAGGTTAAACCCTGAGATGGCTGTTGGTTTCGTTGTTAATAAGTCCATCGACAGTAGTTCGCTAAATGGATATTATGGATATTACTATGCCGAACGAAATGATTAGAAAGCATAAAATATCTGCGTGCCATGCATCTTTTTTTATTTTAATTTCGTTAGCGAGCATACCTGTTGCTTCTGCATCAGAGACAAGAATAACGTCAAACATTACTGCAGACGCTATATACAGGGAAAGTGAAGACAATGAGATTCGCTCGGATGAAACCGTCGGTCAGTTAAATCCAACCCTGTCGATTAGCTATCAAAGCGCCCGTATAAATGCGTCGATTAATGCTCGTGCGACCTATCTTGAGCGGGATAACAGTGAAGCATTGAATACTCAGCGCAATACCTATGGTAGTTATAACTATAGCTCTCGGGCGGAAATAATTGAAAACTTGCTTTTTCTTAGTGTAGATGGCGGTTTTACTTACAGAGATGGAAATGCGTTAAACTTTTTAACATCTGACTTTATCAACAATTCCGACTCTCTTGTGAAGACCAGGACTAATAGTGTCGCCGCATCGATGCAAACACAAAAAAACCGAAAGTTTGTAGCTAATGGTACAGCGCGCTACTCACTTACCGAAACAGATCAATCTGAGCAAGGAACTGATAGGCTGGAAGACAATAACTATTCCCTATCAGGCAATGCTCAAAGTAACGCTACAGAATATGGATTTATTTGGAATGTTTCAGGTAGTTACATAGAAACTGAACGCGGTGAAAGTTCGCAGAGCGATTTTATGACGCGAAATTACGTTGCCAATGCAGAGATCAATGTTATCGATGATTTTGGCGTCTTCGTTACAACACTTCATGATGCATATCAATACGAAAGTGAAAGTAACGGCGTGACTACTCAG
Protein-coding sequences here:
- a CDS encoding XrtA-associated tyrosine autokinase; amino-acid sequence: MKNTIEKALQKQAAQKQTDPKNNSPEPEVNEVPELNQKVDLAKKEGSEPSGIKQKHKFKLNFEQLEERGFVSTTGQRKQINEEYREIKRKLLANAFGPISKTLSNSNVIMVTSGRPSEGKTFTAANLALSIASEQDKTVLLVDADVLKPNVLRTLGLERRKGLMEYLMGEVEEVSDVLYPTNIDTLKIIPAGKYDHRTTELLASQRMHDTVDEFANRYKDRVVIIDTPPLIGITESAVLANFAGQAVVVVEEGRSKLNDIKFSIERLNPEMAVGFVVNKSIDSSSLNGYYGYYYAERND